A region of the Arenibacter antarcticus genome:
GTTTGGTTGTTTGGTTGTTTGGTTGTTTGGTTGTTAAATTCTACAAATAATATTTTTGTGACTTCTTATTCTCCCTGTATGATTTTAGGGACTGCTTAACGGCATCTTTCTCCGATACTTCTGCTACGGCAACATCCCACCAGGCAAATCCCGGAACTGCCTTTTTCCTATCCACCTCTATATAAATTAAGGTCGTTGTTTCTATGGTTTTGGCTTTTTTTAGGGCGGCATTAAATTCCTTCAAGTTTTTAGTTTTAATAACATGGGCACCCATACTTGCAGCATTGGCAGCATAATCTACAGGCAACAGCTCCCCATCTAACTGATGGGTATCCTCGTTTCTGTATCGGTAATAGGTCCCAAATCCTTCACTACCCAAGGAACTGGATAAGCTTCCAATGCTAGAATACCCGTCGTTGTTCAATAGAATGATGGTCAGTTTTTGTTTCTCTTGTATAGAGGTAACTATTTCTTGGGACATCATTAGGTAGCTTCCGTCACCGACCATTACATAGATTTCGCTATTTGGCCTCGCCATTTTTGCTCCCAGACCGCCTGCAATCTCATAGCCCATACAGGAATACCCATATTCTAGGTGAAACCCTTTAGGATCTCTGGTGCGCCATAGTTTATGAAGGTCTCCGGGTAGGCTACCTGCTGCACAGACCACAATATCTTCTGCATCGGAAAAGGTATTCACTGCGCCTATTACTTCTCCTTGAAAAGCCGGAATCTCATTTTTCTCTGCATAAATTTCCGAAACAAAACTGTCCCAACTTTTAGTGTACTCCTCCACTTTTTGGCGATATTCTTTATCGACCTTAAATTGGGAGAGCTCTCTTTCCATAACTTCTAATATAGCCTTGGCATCCCCTACCAATGGAAGAGCCCCGTGTTTAAAGGAGTCGAATTCAGAAATATTGATATTTATAAATTGCACCTCTGGGTCTTGAAAAGCCGATTTGGAAATAGTGGTGAAATCGCTATATCGGGTTCCAATACCGATAACCACATCGGCCTCCTTGGCAATGGCAATTGCTCCTGGGGTGCCGGTTACGCCCACTGCACCTAAGTTCTGCGGTTCATTAAAATCCAGGGATCCTTTGCCTGCAAAGGTTTCTGCAACGGGAATCCCAGTGGTATTGACCAATTTTTTTAAGATTTCTGTAGCCCCGCTATAAATGGCTCCACCACCTGCAATAATTAGTGGGCGCTTGCTGTTTTTAATTAGCGAAATGGCCCTTTCCAAGAGTCTCTGATCGGGCATGGGTCTTCCGATATACCACACCCGTTTCCTGAACATTTCCTCTGGAAAATCATAGGCTTCCGCCTGAACATCTTGTGGTAGGCAAAGGGTAACTGCACCGGTTTCCGAAGGGGAGGTAAGTACCCGCATCACTTCGGGTAATGCCGTAATAAGTTGTTCTGGTCTATTAATTCTATCCCAATATTTGGAAACAGGCTTAAAAGCATCGTTAACAGAAATGTCCTGTGTATGGCCAGATTCCAGCTGTTGCAATACCGGAGCTACCTGTCTTGTTGCAAAAATATCCCCTGGAAGCAGCAATACCGGGATTCTATTGATCGTAGCTGCGGCGGCACCGGTAATCATATTGGTAGCTCCCGGACCTATAGATGAGGTACAAACAAAAGTCTGCAATCTATTTTTCACTTTGGCAAAGGCCGCTGCGGTATGTACCATTCCCTGTTCGTTTCTGGAAACATAAAACGGGAAATCTGGGTTTTGGTGTAAAGCCTGTCCTATTCCTGCTACATTCCCATGTCCGAAAATACCTAGACAACCCGCGAAAAAACGATTTTGTTCCCCATCGCGTTCCACATATTGATTTTTTAGATATTCTATAGTTGCCTGGCTAACAGTAAGTCTTTTTGTTTTCATGATCTTTTTATTAAAATCCGCCTTTTTCAGCTATAAATCTCATAGATTCCTTTAAAGTGGGCATAAAATTGGCACATCCTTTTTTGGTCACTAGCTGTGCCCCACTGGCATTCCCCATTCGGCACGCCTTCCATAGGTCCCAACCTTGAAGAATCCCATATAAAAATCCGCTTGCAAAAGCATCTCCCGCTCCCAAAACATTTAGCACCTCAACAGGAAATCCGTCTACCTGCTGGGCCACTCCATCCTTATGATAAATAGTGGCCCCTTTTTCCCCTTGCTTTACAATCAATGTTTCTATCCCCGATGCAAGAAGTTGTTTTATGGAGGCCGATATATCCCCCTTAATTTCCGGTGCAGAAATCTGCTGATCTTTAATCGTAACTTGGGAAGCATGGCTCATGGTTGCTGCCAAAATTTCCTCTTCAGTACCAATCGCAATTTTTACCCTAGGCAGAATTGCCCTAACGGTAAGTCCAAATGCCCGATAATCATGCCATTGGTCCGCTCTAAAGTCGAGATCCAACACTACATCTACCTTATTCTTATTGGCAATTTCAGTAGCGTAAAAGGTGGCACTTCTTGTAGGCTCTACATTAAGCGCGGTACCGTTTATCAATAATATTTTATGCTCGGGTATGCGGGCCTTGTCTACATCATCTATATCAACTTGACTATCGGCAGCATTATCCCGATAATAAACTAGTGGGAATTTATCCGGAGGTTCTATTCCCAAAACAACAGCACTACTCCTAGTCCCATTTTTCACTGGAATAAATTGGGTATTTACCCCTTCTTCATTTAAAAAATCGAGAATAAAATCGCCTACCTTATCATTTCCAACGGCTGTCAACAGACTCGCGTTAACCCCCAATCTTGCACAGCCTACGGCAATATTTAGGGGAGAACCTCCCACAAAGGCATCAAATCCTTTAATTTCGCTGAACGGAGCTCCTATATTTTGCGAATACAGATCAATGGACGACCTCCCAAAAGTGATGACATCAAATTTTTTCTTGTCCATTTTTCAATTTTTGGTGTTGTTCATTTCAGCCGTTACCAAGGGCAATCTTTTATCTTTTGAGGTCCAGGAATCATATATCCATTCATGGTCGGGGTCGGTAGTATTGGCGAGACATTGGTCAGTACCCGCTAAAAAATTTAGATAGTAACAATGAAAACCGTGTTCTGCCACCACAGGGTGGAATCCTTTGGGAATCATCACCACATCATTGTGTCTTGGCCTTACAATCTCGTCCAAAGACCTGTCTTTGGTATACACTTGTTGAATGGCATAGGCTTCCGGTTTTTGGAACTTATAAAAATAGGTTTCCTCCTGGATGGGTTCCAATACATTTCCCTGATCGTCCAACCTTCGCTCATCGTGTTTATGAGCTGGAAAGGAACTCCAATTTCCAGAAGGCGTATATACTTCACGAACTACAATTTTGCTGCAACCAAATCCTGGAGGAACTAGGTCATTAAACTGCCTAGTGGCATTGTCTCCCCCGAAAATAACTACTGGGGTTACTTCCGGGGTCACAAATTTCGCCGGAAAATCCTCATTAGTTTTGCACCATCCATAGGCAATATCCAAAGTATCGCTCATTGCCGTTAAGGTAAATGTGGTGTTTCGAGACAAGTAAAGTGTGTGGGCAATTCCACTAAAAACATCTTTTCTACCGTTTTTGGTCTCCCAATTACCTGGGTCACTTTCCACCTTAAAATTCCCTCCCAATAGAACGATCACCATTTCATTATCTTGGGTATTGTGTTGCCAAGTTTCCCCTTTATTCATAAGCCTGGCCTCAAAATTAAGGTAGTTCCAATTTGCTGTTTTTGGCGTAATATGATGATAGACTTGTGTATTGGATTTTGCTTTTACCTGCAAAGAAGACCGATGTTCCATTGTGTTATTTTTAATGTTTTAATTGACTTGATTTTCCAGTGGCTTTGAACAGATCGAATTTCTCCAGCATAAATTTCTCATATTCTTCCATATAGACCTTCCCTGGGATTACTGGATCAAAAAGCTCTGGAATGTCTCTGAAAAATTCCCTATGCACTCGGGTCCATAAAAGTCTAGTATCCGTAGCAATATTGATTTTGCACACGCCAAAGGCGATAGATTGTACGATTTCATCAGCAGGGACCCCGGAGGCATCCTCTCTTAATTCCCCACCTGCTTTATTAATTCGGTCTATTTCCACTAAATTAACCGCCGACCCCCCGTGCAATACAATGGGGAAATTTGGTAATCGACTTTGAATCTCTTTCAATATGTTAAACTGTATGCCTTTACCTCCAGAAAATTTATAGGCCCCATGACTGGTCCCTACGGCCACGGCCAAACTATCACAACCAGTGAGCGCCACAAACTCCTCTACTTGGGACGGCTGGGTATATTTTGCCAATTCCTCTGCGACAGACATATCGTCCTCCACCCCGCTAAGCACTCCCAACTCTGCTTCCACCACTACGCTGGATGCATGAGCCTTCTTTACTACGGTTCTTGTTTTCGCCACATTGGTCACGAAATCTTCATGGGAAGCATCGATCATTACCGATTGATAGTTACCTGATGCGATGGCATCCAACGCATGGGTTTCATCCCCGTGATCTAGATGAACGGCATAACTTACTTTGGGATATATTTTTACAGCCCCCTTTATCATAGCCTCCAACATCCTTGGATCCGCGTAATTCCTGGCGGCAGGGGTAAGTTGTACTATAAAAGGAGCATCGGCCTTTTCACCGGCACTAAATAGAGCATGTACCTGCTCCATCGTAAAAACATTTACTGCGGGAATGGCGTATTTGCCATAACAATTTTCGTAAAATACTTTAGGAGAAACCCGCATCTATATTCTTATTTATTGACCATTAGAGCCATAACTGCCTCTCCAAATAACAACAAATAATTGACCCTCCGAAGAAAACCCATTCAAAACTCTATGCAAAGGTTTGCATAACACAAGGCAAACTTATCCGCCCTGCATCCTTGTTAATTCGCTTTTGAAGAGCTGCGGATTACGAGTTCTGGTATAAAGATTTCTTTGCGATATTCCAAAACGGTATCGGGGCTATTTAAATGGCTGAGTAAAATTCTCGCGGAAAGCATGCCAATACTATAAACTGGTTGCCAAACAGTAGACAAAGGCGGAGTAAAAAAGGAGGAATGGGGTTCATCATCAAAGCCAAGTATGGAAATATCTTCGGGTATCCTTAGTCCCATTTTTTTGGCTACGTGCATAGCAGAGATTGCAATATTATCGTTCATTGCAAAAATTGCATCAGGCGGATTATCCAATTGGATCAATTTTTTGGCCGGTTTAGATCCATCTTTATGTGAGAATCCAGGAACATGCACAATATACTCTTCCCTTATAGGCATATTATTCTTTTTTAAGGCATCCAAATACCCGTTTAGCCTATGCCCTGTGGTACTCAAGTTTAGGGGGCCACCAAGGTGTGCTATATTTTTACATCCGGTAGCGATTAGGTATTCTACGGCTTGGAAGGCCCCTGAATAATCGTCCACCAACACCTTATCGGCTTCGAGTCCGGGACAATCCCTATCAAATACTACTACGGGGATGCCATTTTTTTGAAGCTTGCGCAAATGATCAAAATTCTCCGTCTCTGATGAAGTTGACACCAACACCCCGTCTATTTGCATATTCATTAATTTCTTAACGAGAACCACCTCCTCATCATAGGATTCATTGGACAAACAGATCATAATATTATAATCCGATTTTCCCACAACGTCCTGTATTCCAGTAATAATAGCTGAGAAAAAATGACTGGTAATTTCTGGCACTATAACGCCGATGGTGTTCGATTTTCTATGCAGGAGACTCAGAGCCAATAAATTGGGCTGATAATCCCATTTCTCTGCCAATGCCCTAACGGCATCCTTAGTTTCCTTTCTTAAGCCGGGATGATCTTTTAAGGCCCTGGAAACAGTAGAAGGGGAAATATTGAGTTCGCTTGCGATATCGGTAATTGTTACGCGATTCTTGTTCATAATGGGGTGCTATTTTTTACTCCTTCCTTGGTTAACACTACAAACCTATTTGGTTAATATCTAACCAAGCAGCAATTTGACTGAAGGCTGATGTACATTTCAAAACAAAATACAATAAAAAATATTGATCTAATTTATACCACCCCAAGGTAAGAAGGAAAAGATAAGAACTCCTAATAAAAACATTTGGCAATAAGAAATTGAAGAAAATAAAAAGGCAGGTGTTTTGAACACCTGCCTTTTTATCTCAAACTAATAAAATTATAAATCGAAAACTTGTTTAATATCCTGCATTTTGAATCAAATAACCATCAAGAATAGAGGCGCCATCAACGGCACTTTGAGGAATTGGCATAAGTCGTTTTTGCGGATCAGAATTTGTTTTTTCGGTATATGAGTCCTCATATTTCCCAAAACGGATCATATCTGTCCGCCTTTGAAATTCCCAATAAAATTCAAAGCCACGTTCACGGTACAAAATATCGAGGTCCATTGTCAGCAGTGCAGGAGCAGTATGCCTTGCTGTTCTGGAGGCCCTAACGAAATTAACATCGGCCAAAGCACTGCCAGCATCTCCTTTCCGCAATTGCGCTTCTGCACGCATTAGGTATATATCCGCATAACGTAGGACCACTAAATCTGCCTGTCCTTTATTTCTCCCAGAATCTGAAGTTTTGCTGAATTCATATTTTTCTACCCTATATCCATTACTATGGGAGCTATTGGTTGTGAAATCAACTTCTAAAGTATGAAAAACAGGATCACCTACATCTGACCTACGATTTTTCACCAAATCAACTACATATTTATCACCTTCACATCGCTCAAAAGGATCTCCATTTTGATCATGTTGCAACCCGTATAATAGTCCCCTATAAATACCTCTGTCCGCTTCAAAATCTGCTGCACTCACACATCCAGGTTCATTTATTAAATTATCCTTATGAAATCGGGGATCAGCATCTGCTGGATCCACATCGCCATAAGCATCTACCCAAGTTTGATAAAAATCCGAAGTAATAGCAGGACCATCGGTTCCATTTGCTTTGGGAAATTCCGGTAGCGGATAAAAGTCTCCAGACATAGAAAAATAAGCCATCCGATTATGACCATCCAGATCTGGACGTTGGTCGATAGCAAAAATCAGTTCTTTGTTGGTATGGTTTTCGTCATCAAAGATTTCAAAATATTCTGCAGAAAGGGTATGCTCACCAGAATTAATTACCTGGTCGGTATATTGAATTACTGCATCCATATCTGCGGGGCTGAAATTAGGTGTTCCGTAAGGATCTCTATATACGGCAGCATTTAAATAAATTCTTGCCAATAATGCCTGCACCCCTGTTTTTGTCATTCTACCCGGCCCTACTGCCGTAGTTGTTGACAGCTCCGGTTCAACTGCCTTCAGTTCACTTATTAAATAATCAACCGCTTCACTCCCTCTTAGTATTACCGATTGATCATCAATATTATCCTTAACAAACACAAGACCAAATGCGTCTAATAAAATATGGTTATAAAGTGCTCTCATTGCCTTGGCTTCCGCCAAATAAACCACCGCCTGAGGGTTTGTTTCTGTTAAAGGGGCCAAAGCATTTATTGCACTTACCGATCTGGCTATATGCTTGGTGACCCCGTTCCAAACGTCCTTCATAATGGCATTCCCCGGAGTCATAGCATGACGGTATAAATCTGAAAATTTTCCACCATCGCCCCAGTCGGTACCACCTCTATAAGGCAATATTGCTTCATCTGTAGAGATTTCCTGCATGGCAAAATATATAGTGTGCCTATAAATGTCATTATTTGCATTTGCATACACAGGAGCTATAGCTGCAACAGCTTCATCAATACCTTCGGTACTAGGATTCAAAGATTCGTCCAAAACATTCTCTTCAAGATCCGTACAATTCCAATTCAATAATATGCTGCCAAACAACAATGCTAATTTTATCTTGTTTTTCATATCTAATTTTATTTTTTATTAAAAGGATACATTCAAACCAAAAACAAATGTTCTTGCCTTTGGATAGGCGAACTTATCTATACCAGAGGATTGAGTTCCATTAACTGAACTATCCGTATTTACTTCTGGATCATACCCATCATAATCCGTAATTACAAATAGATTTTGACCTGTAAAACTTAGTCTAAATTCTTGAAGCCAGTTTGAGGCCCAAGCCATGGATTTTGTATCGAACGAATATCCAAAGGTCATATTATTCAATCTTAAATAAGAACCGTCCTTTAAATAACGTGTGGAAACGGCAGCTGAATTAATAATACTTTCTTCAGGATATTGAATGGCTATAGCTGTTGTATTGTTTGATTTGCTCAATAGGGTTTTATAAAAACTTCCCATTGCCGTATGGTCATAAATTTCATTCCCGGATACTCCATTAAAATTCACATTAAAATCAAATCCTTTATACTTGAAATTTGCATAAAAATTATAAGTCAAGTCTGGCAAAGCGCTTCCAACAATGGTCCTATCTTTTTCGGTTATCTCACCATCCCCATCCGTGTCCGCAAATTGAGAAAGACCATCAGCGCCAATTCCTATAAATGTCTGCATATAAAATGCGCCTATGGCTTCCCCACTTACAAACCCATTAATAGTAGCATCCGTAAGACCTTGACCAGATGCAGATCCTGTAGTTACAATGGTAAAAGGAGAATCCTCTACTAAATTGTCAATAAAAGTGG
Encoded here:
- a CDS encoding RagB/SusD family nutrient uptake outer membrane protein, with product MKNKIKLALLFGSILLNWNCTDLEENVLDESLNPSTEGIDEAVAAIAPVYANANNDIYRHTIYFAMQEISTDEAILPYRGGTDWGDGGKFSDLYRHAMTPGNAIMKDVWNGVTKHIARSVSAINALAPLTETNPQAVVYLAEAKAMRALYNHILLDAFGLVFVKDNIDDQSVILRGSEAVDYLISELKAVEPELSTTTAVGPGRMTKTGVQALLARIYLNAAVYRDPYGTPNFSPADMDAVIQYTDQVINSGEHTLSAEYFEIFDDENHTNKELIFAIDQRPDLDGHNRMAYFSMSGDFYPLPEFPKANGTDGPAITSDFYQTWVDAYGDVDPADADPRFHKDNLINEPGCVSAADFEADRGIYRGLLYGLQHDQNGDPFERCEGDKYVVDLVKNRRSDVGDPVFHTLEVDFTTNSSHSNGYRVEKYEFSKTSDSGRNKGQADLVVLRYADIYLMRAEAQLRKGDAGSALADVNFVRASRTARHTAPALLTMDLDILYRERGFEFYWEFQRRTDMIRFGKYEDSYTEKTNSDPQKRLMPIPQSAVDGASILDGYLIQNAGY
- the iolC gene encoding 5-dehydro-2-deoxygluconokinase, producing the protein MDKKKFDVITFGRSSIDLYSQNIGAPFSEIKGFDAFVGGSPLNIAVGCARLGVNASLLTAVGNDKVGDFILDFLNEEGVNTQFIPVKNGTRSSAVVLGIEPPDKFPLVYYRDNAADSQVDIDDVDKARIPEHKILLINGTALNVEPTRSATFYATEIANKNKVDVVLDLDFRADQWHDYRAFGLTVRAILPRVKIAIGTEEEILAATMSHASQVTIKDQQISAPEIKGDISASIKQLLASGIETLIVKQGEKGATIYHKDGVAQQVDGFPVEVLNVLGAGDAFASGFLYGILQGWDLWKACRMGNASGAQLVTKKGCANFMPTLKESMRFIAEKGGF
- a CDS encoding LacI family DNA-binding transcriptional regulator, producing the protein MNKNRVTITDIASELNISPSTVSRALKDHPGLRKETKDAVRALAEKWDYQPNLLALSLLHRKSNTIGVIVPEITSHFFSAIITGIQDVVGKSDYNIMICLSNESYDEEVVLVKKLMNMQIDGVLVSTSSETENFDHLRKLQKNGIPVVVFDRDCPGLEADKVLVDDYSGAFQAVEYLIATGCKNIAHLGGPLNLSTTGHRLNGYLDALKKNNMPIREEYIVHVPGFSHKDGSKPAKKLIQLDNPPDAIFAMNDNIAISAMHVAKKMGLRIPEDISILGFDDEPHSSFFTPPLSTVWQPVYSIGMLSARILLSHLNSPDTVLEYRKEIFIPELVIRSSSKAN
- a CDS encoding class II fructose-bisphosphate aldolase, with protein sequence MRVSPKVFYENCYGKYAIPAVNVFTMEQVHALFSAGEKADAPFIVQLTPAARNYADPRMLEAMIKGAVKIYPKVSYAVHLDHGDETHALDAIASGNYQSVMIDASHEDFVTNVAKTRTVVKKAHASSVVVEAELGVLSGVEDDMSVAEELAKYTQPSQVEEFVALTGCDSLAVAVGTSHGAYKFSGGKGIQFNILKEIQSRLPNFPIVLHGGSAVNLVEIDRINKAGGELREDASGVPADEIVQSIAFGVCKINIATDTRLLWTRVHREFFRDIPELFDPVIPGKVYMEEYEKFMLEKFDLFKATGKSSQLKH
- the iolB gene encoding 5-deoxy-glucuronate isomerase, with amino-acid sequence MEHRSSLQVKAKSNTQVYHHITPKTANWNYLNFEARLMNKGETWQHNTQDNEMVIVLLGGNFKVESDPGNWETKNGRKDVFSGIAHTLYLSRNTTFTLTAMSDTLDIAYGWCKTNEDFPAKFVTPEVTPVVIFGGDNATRQFNDLVPPGFGCSKIVVREVYTPSGNWSSFPAHKHDERRLDDQGNVLEPIQEETYFYKFQKPEAYAIQQVYTKDRSLDEIVRPRHNDVVMIPKGFHPVVAEHGFHCYYLNFLAGTDQCLANTTDPDHEWIYDSWTSKDKRLPLVTAEMNNTKN
- the iolD gene encoding 3D-(3,5/4)-trihydroxycyclohexane-1,2-dione acylhydrolase (decyclizing); its protein translation is MKTKRLTVSQATIEYLKNQYVERDGEQNRFFAGCLGIFGHGNVAGIGQALHQNPDFPFYVSRNEQGMVHTAAAFAKVKNRLQTFVCTSSIGPGATNMITGAAAATINRIPVLLLPGDIFATRQVAPVLQQLESGHTQDISVNDAFKPVSKYWDRINRPEQLITALPEVMRVLTSPSETGAVTLCLPQDVQAEAYDFPEEMFRKRVWYIGRPMPDQRLLERAISLIKNSKRPLIIAGGGAIYSGATEILKKLVNTTGIPVAETFAGKGSLDFNEPQNLGAVGVTGTPGAIAIAKEADVVIGIGTRYSDFTTISKSAFQDPEVQFININISEFDSFKHGALPLVGDAKAILEVMERELSQFKVDKEYRQKVEEYTKSWDSFVSEIYAEKNEIPAFQGEVIGAVNTFSDAEDIVVCAAGSLPGDLHKLWRTRDPKGFHLEYGYSCMGYEIAGGLGAKMARPNSEIYVMVGDGSYLMMSQEIVTSIQEKQKLTIILLNNDGYSSIGSLSSSLGSEGFGTYYRYRNEDTHQLDGELLPVDYAANAASMGAHVIKTKNLKEFNAALKKAKTIETTTLIYIEVDRKKAVPGFAWWDVAVAEVSEKDAVKQSLKSYRENKKSQKYYL